One window from the genome of Streptomyces sp. NBC_00287 encodes:
- a CDS encoding putative Ig domain-containing protein, with the protein MNDTQSSGLSRRTVIQAAGAAAAAYSLIGTAAGTASAADERPEAADRLVVHSVPGALPINTDYVVKARTPGGQWKPVPVLRATTKTINESTGGGVIRPTSVANLDFTGTVEVQVTWSKGTIPSARIRPLSYAVPHEVSGDTLTFSLSEPRNLSIEIDGDIYGNLQLHANPIEKTRPEPADPDVLYYGPGLHTPTGGVVKVPSGKTVYLAGGAVLKARVEFINVENARLLGRGIIWDSDAATLVQFSKNIEIDGILVLNPKSGYSCTVGQSKQVTVRNLHSYSSGQWGDGIDVFSSEDVLIEGVWMRNSDDCIAIYAHRWDYYGDCRNVTVRDSTLWADVAHPVNMGTHGNPEKPETIENIVFSNIDVLQHREPQVLYQGCFALNPGDSNLIRNVRIQDVRVEDFTWGQLFNMRVMANRYNATPGRGIEDIYVRDLTYNGKNEHMPIMVGYDADRAVKSVTFQNLAINGTVVHQKMRKPGWYLMTDMVPMFANEHVKDLRFLDAATEAGAAPPEITSAGAATATARQVFNHLVTATQLPGSYDAEGLPPGLTVDKATGLISGTPRVPGTYEVTVSATNGLGTATKSLTLTVQHP; encoded by the coding sequence ATGAACGACACTCAGAGCTCCGGCCTGTCCCGGCGCACCGTCATCCAGGCCGCGGGGGCCGCCGCTGCCGCCTACTCCCTGATCGGCACGGCCGCCGGCACCGCGTCGGCGGCGGACGAGAGACCGGAGGCCGCCGACCGGCTGGTGGTCCACTCGGTGCCGGGCGCCCTGCCGATCAACACCGACTATGTCGTCAAGGCCCGTACCCCCGGCGGCCAGTGGAAGCCGGTGCCGGTCCTGCGCGCCACCACCAAGACCATCAACGAGAGCACCGGCGGCGGCGTCATCCGCCCCACCTCGGTCGCCAATCTCGACTTCACCGGCACCGTGGAGGTGCAGGTCACCTGGTCCAAGGGCACCATCCCCTCGGCCCGCATTCGCCCGCTGTCGTACGCCGTCCCGCACGAGGTGAGCGGCGACACCCTCACCTTCAGCCTCTCCGAGCCGCGCAATCTCTCCATCGAGATCGACGGCGACATCTACGGCAACCTCCAACTGCACGCCAACCCCATCGAGAAGACCCGGCCGGAGCCCGCCGACCCCGACGTCCTCTATTACGGCCCCGGCCTCCACACTCCCACGGGCGGTGTGGTGAAGGTGCCCAGCGGCAAGACGGTCTACCTGGCCGGCGGCGCGGTCCTCAAGGCCCGCGTGGAGTTCATCAATGTGGAGAACGCCCGCCTGCTGGGCCGGGGCATCATCTGGGACTCCGACGCCGCCACGCTGGTGCAGTTCTCCAAGAACATCGAGATCGACGGCATCCTCGTCCTCAACCCGAAGTCCGGCTACTCCTGCACCGTCGGCCAGTCGAAGCAGGTCACCGTCCGCAACCTGCACTCCTACAGCTCCGGCCAGTGGGGCGACGGCATCGACGTGTTCAGCAGCGAGGACGTCCTGATCGAGGGCGTGTGGATGCGCAACAGCGACGACTGCATAGCCATCTACGCCCACCGCTGGGACTACTACGGCGACTGCCGCAACGTCACCGTCCGCGACTCCACGCTGTGGGCCGACGTCGCCCACCCCGTGAACATGGGCACCCACGGCAACCCCGAGAAGCCCGAGACCATCGAGAACATCGTCTTCAGCAACATCGATGTCCTCCAGCACCGCGAACCGCAGGTCCTCTACCAGGGCTGCTTCGCCCTGAACCCCGGCGACAGCAACCTCATCCGGAACGTGCGCATCCAGGACGTCCGGGTCGAGGACTTCACCTGGGGCCAGCTGTTCAACATGCGCGTCATGGCTAACCGCTACAACGCGACGCCCGGCCGCGGCATCGAGGACATCTACGTCCGCGACCTGACGTACAACGGCAAGAACGAGCACATGCCGATCATGGTCGGCTACGACGCGGACCGCGCCGTCAAGAGCGTCACCTTCCAGAACCTCGCCATCAACGGCACGGTCGTCCACCAGAAGATGCGCAAGCCGGGCTGGTACCTGATGACCGACATGGTGCCGATGTTCGCCAACGAGCATGTGAAGGACCTCCGCTTCCTGGACGCCGCCACCGAGGCCGGCGCCGCGCCCCCGGAGATCACCAGCGCCGGTGCGGCCACCGCCACCGCAAGGCAGGTCTTCAACCACCTCGTCACCGCCACCCAGCTGCCCGGGTCGTACGACGCCGAGGGGCTGCCCCCCGGCCTGACGGTCGACAAGGCCACGGGCCTGATCTCCGGCACCCCACGGGTGCCCGGCACCTACGAGGTCACCGTCTCGGCCACCAACGGTCTCGGCACCGCGACCAAGTCCCTCACGCTCACCGTGCAGCACCCGTAA